The Candidatus Methylomirabilota bacterium genomic interval TGAAAAGGTGTGAACATGCAGCGTTCAGCGTGTAGCTGACCGCTCCTGCATTCGAGGTTGCTATGGCGAAAAAGGTTACGGCAATGGTGAAGCTGCAGGTCCCGGCCGGCAAGGCGAATCCGGCGCCGCCGGTAGGCCCGGCGCTTGGACAGCACGGCGTCAATATTATGGAGTTCTGCAAGGCCTTCAATGCGCAGACCGCATCGGAAGAGGGCCTGGTGATCCCGGTCGTCATCACGATCTATGCGGACCGGACGTTTACCTTTGTGACCAAGACCCCCCCGGCGGCGGTACTCTTGAAACAGGCGGTCGGAATCGCCAAGGCCTCGAAGGAGCCAAATCGCACCAAGGTGGGAAAGGTCACCAGAAAACAGGTGGAAGAGATCGCGCGCACGAAGATGCCGGACCTGAACGCGCTGTCGCTCGATGCGGCCGTAAGAATCATCGAGGGAACAGCCAAGACCATGGGAATTGAAGTAGCCTAAAAACAGGGGTTAGGGGTTAGGGGTTAGGGGTTAGGGGAGAACAAGCCCAACCCCCCATCCCCTGCACCCTATACCCTGCTCTTGTGGGGTGGAGATTATGTCGAACGTTGGAAAGCGCTACGGAACGGCTGCTCAAGCCATATCACAGGTGGGGACATGCGACTTGGCGAAGGCGATCGAGGTCGTCAAGTCGACTGCCAACGCAAAGTTTGATGAAACCATGGAAATGGCGGTCCGCTTGGGGGTTGATCCGAAGCACGCCGATCAGATGGTCAGGGGGACGGTCGTACTGCCTCATGGGACCGGGAAGAGCGTCAGGGTGCTGGTGTTCGTGAAGGGTGAACAAGAGAGAGAGGCGCGTGAGGCCGGCGCCGACTATGTGGGTTGTGAGGATCTGGTAGAGAAGA includes:
- the rplK gene encoding 50S ribosomal protein L11; amino-acid sequence: MAKKVTAMVKLQVPAGKANPAPPVGPALGQHGVNIMEFCKAFNAQTASEEGLVIPVVITIYADRTFTFVTKTPPAAVLLKQAVGIAKASKEPNRTKVGKVTRKQVEEIARTKMPDLNALSLDAAVRIIEGTAKTMGIEVA